One Silene latifolia isolate original U9 population chromosome 4, ASM4854445v1, whole genome shotgun sequence DNA segment encodes these proteins:
- the LOC141653809 gene encoding uncharacterized protein At4g22758, which yields MFPDETTSSNRQRTPHSTRRRLKSPHHLSASPSRPRRLRPTPKPIEVFHKCYSAPMIFPDDSGGVGDSCRSLDSDEGGWFGRLHTLDDIILCTGTSQTVASPNPHIIAEYQKDAKVLITVTVEGSPGPIKTLVRLGANVEDTIKLVIQKYGEEGRSPSLDKNATSSFDLYVSYFSLQSLNKSYAIGDVGSRSFYLRKSSKKSDGYEAVEGSQFSSKQSRSPVAILHPFITRKVNKFVRRLHRLFILLGCLHSR from the exons ATGTTCCCTGATGAAACTACCTCAAGTAACCGTCAACGGACCCCACACTCAACTCGTCGCCGTCTAAAGTCACCGCATCACCTCTCTGCCTCCCCGTCAAGGCCGAGGCGATTGAGGCCCACGCCAAAGCCAATTGAGGTTTTCCATAAATGTTATTCCGCGCCTATGATTTTTCCGGACGACAGCGGTGGAGTCGGGGACAGTTGCCGGAGCTTAGATTCTGATGAAGGGGGTTGGTTTGGCCGGCTCCACACTTTGGATGACATCATTTTGTGCACTGGTACGTCACAAACTGTTGCGTCACCCAACCCTCACATTATTGCG GAATATCAGAAGGACGCAAAGGTGCTAATAACAGTGACAGTGGAAGGAAGTCCAGGGCCAATTAAGACACTGGTACGATTGGGGGCTAATGTGGAAGACACAATCAAGCTTGTTATTCAAAAATATGGGGAAGAAGGCCGTTCTCCGTCCCTTGATAAGAACGCAACTTCTTCCTTTGATTTGTATGTTTCCTACTTCAGTCTTCAAA GTTTGAACAAATCATATGCAATTGGGGATGTTGGAAGTAGGAGCTTTTATCTTCGAAAGAGCAGTAAGAAGAGTGATGGATATGAGGCTGTTGAAGGCAGCCAGTTTTCTAGTAAACAATCAAGGTCACCTGTGGCGATTCTCCATCCATTTATTACACGGAAAGTAAATAAATTTGTACGGCGACTGCATAGACTCTTCATTTTATTGGGTTGCCTGCATTCTAGATAG